The following are encoded in a window of Roseivirga misakiensis genomic DNA:
- a CDS encoding ABC transporter permease yields MSPFDHEPPQWALKFLRFYCKPRALEIIEGDAYELFYKRIENEGLKTARKRFSWDVLKFFRLRYIKGLEDIETLNNIIMVKNYIKISFRSLVKQRFYSLINIGGLAIGLAACLLIAMYVSHELSYDKYHDGADRIYRLNGNSPARLAIQSKTDIPEIEETLRIQGPFDQTFKVGDKVFKETNGFNADSTFHKIFTVDFIEGNPEEALTEPNAMVLSQTLANKLFGYESAVGKTIQVDGENTLVTGVVADPPQNTHWKYNFINSYPKESWVLVGNWTANNFKTYAKIEKGSEPEVVQEKLKELAAEYQGPLIAKYSGHASYEDYLASGGRERNFGMIPMTAIHLEYPDFSFGSGGDINNVYVFSAIAIFILIIACINFMNLSTARSAMRSKEVGMRKVLGSRRRQLINQFLVESMMVSLFSMVLALGLSALLLNGFNLLANRTFNFQDLFDGVVLLQLFGLVLIVGLLAGSYPAFVLSNFKPVKALKGDATQGGKGSAILRKGLVAFQFAISIFLIVSTTVVFQQLKFLSNQKLGFDASQVMVVKNANSLDQKRETFKTRLAQFPSVENVSMSNSYISGGMSDWTYQTMEDNPRSYGFINLFVTDTYLETMGLNLTEGRNFTNQLVTDTANVLINEAAKRWLGGDKVIGQKLTRGDGEDYTVIGVVNDFNFESLKRDVEPMILRMMGKDGRLEEDWYSANYISIRISDNYLETVGRVEDLWKETVSDEPFEYIFLDESFNALYENEQRFGKLFSASSGLAIIIACLGLFALAAFTLERRYKEIAVRKVLGASVKSITLMILKSFTQLVVLGAIVAIPVGYMVMQDWLQEFAYQISLNNPLIWVIPALFVAIIAWLTVSFQSVRTATANPIKALRSE; encoded by the coding sequence ATGTCTCCATTTGATCACGAACCGCCTCAATGGGCACTCAAGTTCTTACGGTTTTATTGTAAACCACGAGCACTTGAGATCATTGAAGGCGACGCATATGAGCTCTTTTACAAAAGAATTGAGAACGAAGGATTAAAGACGGCCCGAAAGCGATTCTCGTGGGATGTACTGAAGTTCTTTCGCTTAAGATATATCAAAGGTCTAGAAGACATTGAAACTCTAAACAACATAATTATGGTCAAAAACTACATCAAAATCTCATTCAGAAGCCTGGTCAAGCAGCGCTTCTACAGTCTAATCAATATCGGAGGATTGGCAATAGGTTTAGCCGCATGCTTACTGATCGCCATGTACGTGAGTCACGAGCTAAGCTATGACAAGTATCATGACGGTGCCGATAGAATATATAGACTCAACGGAAATTCACCCGCAAGACTAGCGATTCAGTCAAAAACTGACATCCCAGAAATTGAAGAGACTTTAAGGATTCAAGGGCCTTTTGACCAAACTTTTAAGGTAGGAGACAAAGTATTCAAAGAAACCAATGGTTTTAATGCGGATTCTACCTTTCATAAGATCTTCACCGTCGATTTTATAGAAGGAAACCCAGAAGAGGCACTTACGGAGCCAAATGCCATGGTGCTAAGCCAAACCCTTGCTAATAAACTTTTTGGATATGAATCGGCAGTAGGGAAAACAATCCAAGTAGATGGTGAAAATACATTGGTCACAGGGGTAGTAGCAGACCCTCCGCAAAACACGCATTGGAAATACAACTTCATAAATTCTTACCCCAAAGAAAGCTGGGTGCTAGTCGGAAATTGGACGGCAAATAACTTCAAAACTTACGCGAAGATTGAAAAGGGTAGTGAGCCTGAAGTCGTTCAAGAAAAGCTAAAAGAACTGGCAGCCGAGTATCAAGGACCACTTATCGCTAAATATTCTGGACACGCCAGTTACGAGGATTACCTCGCAAGCGGCGGAAGAGAACGAAATTTTGGAATGATTCCTATGACAGCTATTCATTTAGAATACCCAGACTTTTCGTTCGGATCAGGAGGGGATATCAACAATGTTTATGTCTTTTCGGCGATAGCCATATTTATCTTAATCATCGCTTGTATCAATTTTATGAACCTTTCTACAGCCAGGTCGGCTATGCGGTCAAAAGAGGTTGGTATGCGAAAAGTACTTGGCTCTCGAAGACGTCAATTGATTAATCAATTTTTAGTAGAGTCTATGATGGTCAGCTTGTTTTCGATGGTTCTAGCACTGGGCTTATCAGCATTGCTGTTAAATGGTTTCAATCTGTTGGCCAATAGAACATTCAACTTTCAGGACCTTTTCGATGGTGTCGTATTATTGCAATTATTCGGGTTAGTATTGATCGTAGGCCTTTTAGCAGGTTCTTATCCAGCATTTGTTTTGTCAAATTTTAAGCCTGTGAAAGCACTCAAAGGTGATGCAACACAAGGTGGAAAAGGCAGCGCTATTTTAAGAAAAGGTTTGGTTGCCTTCCAGTTTGCTATTTCTATCTTCTTGATAGTGAGTACAACCGTCGTTTTTCAGCAATTAAAATTCCTATCCAATCAGAAATTAGGATTTGATGCCTCCCAAGTGATGGTGGTCAAAAATGCCAATTCATTAGATCAGAAAAGAGAGACTTTTAAGACGAGGCTCGCTCAGTTTCCTTCAGTGGAAAATGTTTCTATGAGCAATAGCTACATCTCTGGTGGCATGTCTGACTGGACTTACCAAACCATGGAAGACAACCCACGGTCATACGGTTTTATCAACTTGTTCGTCACCGATACCTATTTAGAAACTATGGGTTTGAACTTGACGGAGGGGAGAAACTTTACCAATCAGTTGGTTACAGATACCGCAAATGTATTGATCAATGAGGCTGCAAAAAGATGGCTAGGTGGAGATAAAGTCATCGGGCAAAAGTTGACGCGAGGTGATGGAGAAGATTACACTGTTATTGGAGTGGTCAATGACTTCAATTTTGAGTCCTTGAAAAGGGATGTCGAACCAATGATCCTGCGTATGATGGGGAAGGATGGACGCTTAGAAGAAGATTGGTATTCGGCCAACTACATTTCGATCAGAATAAGCGATAACTACCTAGAAACCGTCGGCAGAGTGGAAGATCTTTGGAAAGAAACAGTCAGCGATGAGCCATTTGAATACATTTTCCTAGATGAATCTTTTAACGCACTCTATGAAAATGAGCAACGCTTTGGAAAGCTCTTTTCAGCCTCATCTGGTCTTGCCATTATTATCGCCTGTCTTGGGTTATTTGCTTTGGCTGCATTTACACTTGAGCGCAGGTACAAAGAAATAGCGGTTAGAAAAGTTCTAGGCGCCTCGGTGAAAAGTATCACCTTAATGATCTTAAAAAGCTTCACCCAACTAGTAGTACTGGGAGCTATTGTTGCCATACCAGTCGGCTATATGGTGATGCAGGATTGGCTTCAAGAATTCGCATATCAAATAAGCTTAAACAATCCATTAATTTGGGTGATACCTGCTCTGTTTGTAGCCATTATTGCTTGGCTAACGGTGAGCTTTCAATCGGTTAGAACAGCCACAGCTAATCCGATAAAAGCACTAAGAAGCGAATAA
- a CDS encoding tetratricopeptide repeat protein encodes MSEALVEKGVEACRKNEFEKGIELFTRALVQNPNQIEALYNRARAYSKVDEMEKSLEDFKQLVDINPINASFIGDYAVSLHLNNKNDLAAIQFEKALSLDQENPYRYSSRAFFKDRIGDLEGAIEDYERAIALDPEDAIALNNKGLVEEKLGYAEKAKKSFDKSNDLVGYKPDVKEELKPTPKVETSASPTTKADVFKTLLTKDGLKDFGKFTVNLFKGKK; translated from the coding sequence ATGTCAGAAGCGTTGGTAGAAAAAGGTGTAGAAGCTTGCCGGAAAAACGAATTTGAGAAAGGAATTGAGTTGTTCACGCGTGCTTTGGTACAAAATCCAAATCAAATAGAGGCACTCTATAACAGGGCGAGGGCTTATTCTAAAGTTGATGAAATGGAGAAGTCGTTGGAAGACTTTAAACAGCTGGTTGATATAAACCCTATAAATGCCTCTTTTATAGGTGATTATGCTGTTTCCCTACACCTGAATAATAAGAATGACCTTGCTGCAATACAATTTGAAAAAGCATTGTCGCTAGATCAAGAAAATCCATATCGATATTCGTCAAGAGCTTTTTTCAAAGACAGAATTGGTGATCTCGAAGGGGCGATTGAAGATTACGAAAGAGCGATTGCACTCGATCCTGAAGATGCCATTGCCTTGAATAATAAAGGTCTCGTCGAAGAAAAGCTTGGTTATGCAGAAAAGGCAAAAAAGAGTTTCGATAAATCAAATGACTTAGTGGGTTATAAGCCTGATGTGAAAGAAGAGCTAAAACCTACGCCAAAAGTAGAAACTAGCGCCTCACCTACCACAAAAGCTGATGTTTTTAAAACGTTATTGACCAAAGATGGGCTTAAAGACTTCGGAAAGTTCACCGTCAATTTATTTAAGGGTAAAAAGTAA
- a CDS encoding PadR family transcriptional regulator, whose protein sequence is MQRINIGEFEELVLLVVAILHDNAYGISVMEEIERQTHRKINISAVHSALDRLEGKGFLNSSVGGATKARGGRRKRYFKITVAGQKSLDYIKAQRNSLHDQIPKLSLEYVSI, encoded by the coding sequence ATGCAGCGAATTAATATAGGGGAGTTCGAAGAACTGGTTTTGCTTGTCGTGGCCATCCTCCATGACAACGCCTATGGCATCAGCGTGATGGAAGAAATAGAGCGACAAACTCATCGCAAAATTAACATTAGTGCTGTCCATTCTGCATTAGATCGGTTAGAAGGAAAGGGATTTTTGAACTCTAGCGTAGGAGGTGCTACGAAAGCTAGAGGCGGAAGACGGAAGCGCTATTTTAAGATCACAGTGGCTGGTCAAAAGTCTCTGGACTACATCAAAGCACAACGAAATAGTCTTCACGATCAAATTCCTAAACTGAGCTTGGAATATGTCTCCATTTGA
- a CDS encoding tetratricopeptide repeat protein has translation MRKIIFLFSISFLALGSLSAQSTLHQNNENQYYRFGLELFDKQKFSAAREQFERYIAVGTDEIKKADSEYYVAYCALNLNNPDGTQLISDFVAKRPNHPKASKAYYNLGVNAFESKDFATANKYLKLANTSVLDNNERSETNFKIAYSAFSLNKKAEAIEYFDLAKQQDSPYYADANYYAGFLAYLDANYDKVLVDLKRAEASPKYQFRVPIMITSAYFKQKRYGEVLAYAGKFKDIATESRRMDYLYQIYQMAGESAYSQERYEEAIEFYGLYRQIAGKSITEETLYRIAYSNFVLGNAEPAIEDFKRVGLKEDTLAQLASYYLGQLYVEKENYLFAIAAFDKASKLPFDEKIQEESSFNYAKVNFEAKKYSIAIGALDRFIKKYPTSSYVPEANNLLSEAFLNTNDFLRAITFIERIENKTDRVKEAYQKVTFYKGTEYFNTAKYKTAIQLFDKSLKFRVDKDLEAGALFWKAEAQATSRSYAQAISSYQKVIDTRNRNSEYYLKANYGMGYAYYNTQDYARARVYLKRYVDALQNKKDRLNYDDAILRLADCYYVDKAYATAISYYQRAIDNNNPNVDYAYFQKGVVRDFQNKSDEAIQALDIVINRFSQSRYFDDAVYKKSQIQLEANEFRASIIGFTRVIERLSQSPFIPYAYESRALAYFNLNELDKAEEDYKTILNKYVTSKVANSALLGLQNTLKLNNKVLEFDQYLTKYRSANPDNESLETIELEAAKNKYFSGEYSAAIGAFADYEKSYAESPLRHQAKFFRAESHYRLSENDKALTIYYELDRESEIADMDVVFQRIGELQIKAGDFQEAANYYSKLEGIARSKRQENDAWVGLLDAYFKLGDYTKMRVYANNILTKGSISQDATNRAQLYLAKSAYSEGDFDEAIDQLLSTINAAKDQYGAEAQYLLGKIFFQQKQYQQSLNTLFEFSENFGEYDEWLGKAFLLVADNYIALDELFQAKGTVNSIIENSTVESVLAEAKTKLAEIEKLEAALAEKEASQDTTQNKGGNQ, from the coding sequence ATGAGGAAGATAATTTTTTTATTCAGCATCTCTTTCCTTGCTCTCGGGTCATTATCAGCTCAAAGTACGCTACATCAAAACAACGAAAACCAATACTATCGTTTTGGCCTAGAATTGTTTGATAAGCAAAAGTTTAGCGCGGCACGAGAACAATTCGAAAGATACATAGCCGTAGGAACGGACGAGATTAAAAAGGCAGATTCAGAGTACTACGTTGCCTACTGCGCGCTAAACCTTAATAATCCTGATGGCACACAACTTATTTCAGATTTTGTAGCCAAGCGCCCAAATCACCCCAAAGCCTCAAAAGCCTATTATAACCTTGGAGTCAATGCCTTTGAATCGAAAGACTTTGCTACAGCCAATAAATACCTAAAACTGGCTAATACGAGTGTTCTGGATAACAATGAGCGATCTGAGACGAACTTCAAGATTGCTTATTCCGCGTTTAGCTTAAATAAAAAAGCAGAAGCAATTGAATACTTTGATTTAGCGAAACAGCAGGATAGCCCTTACTACGCTGATGCAAACTATTATGCAGGCTTTTTGGCTTATTTAGATGCCAATTATGATAAAGTTTTAGTGGATCTCAAGCGTGCCGAAGCAAGCCCTAAATATCAGTTTCGCGTGCCGATCATGATCACAAGTGCTTATTTCAAGCAAAAACGGTATGGCGAAGTTTTGGCCTATGCCGGTAAATTCAAAGATATAGCAACCGAAAGCCGTCGGATGGACTATCTCTACCAGATCTATCAAATGGCAGGGGAGTCTGCCTATTCACAAGAACGATATGAAGAAGCCATAGAGTTTTATGGGCTCTATCGCCAAATCGCTGGGAAGAGTATCACCGAAGAAACACTTTATAGAATCGCATACTCCAACTTTGTATTGGGCAATGCCGAACCAGCGATAGAAGACTTTAAAAGAGTAGGGCTGAAAGAAGATACATTGGCGCAACTCGCCTCATATTACTTGGGTCAATTGTATGTAGAAAAAGAGAACTATCTCTTCGCGATCGCGGCATTTGATAAAGCGAGTAAGTTGCCTTTCGATGAAAAGATTCAGGAAGAGTCGTCCTTCAATTATGCCAAGGTAAATTTCGAAGCCAAGAAATATTCAATCGCCATAGGAGCGTTAGATAGGTTCATCAAAAAATACCCTACATCCTCTTATGTGCCAGAAGCAAATAATCTACTTTCCGAAGCCTTCTTAAATACTAATGACTTTTTAAGGGCTATTACATTTATAGAACGAATTGAAAACAAGACAGATAGAGTCAAAGAGGCTTATCAAAAAGTGACTTTCTACAAAGGCACAGAGTATTTCAATACGGCAAAATATAAGACAGCCATACAGCTCTTCGATAAGTCTTTGAAATTTAGAGTTGATAAAGATTTGGAAGCTGGGGCGCTTTTCTGGAAAGCTGAAGCACAAGCCACATCTCGAAGTTATGCCCAAGCGATCAGTTCCTACCAAAAGGTAATTGATACGCGAAATAGAAATTCAGAATACTATTTAAAGGCAAATTATGGAATGGGTTATGCCTACTATAATACGCAGGATTATGCCAGGGCTAGAGTTTATCTCAAGCGATACGTCGATGCCCTTCAAAACAAAAAAGACAGATTAAACTACGACGATGCCATTCTAAGGCTTGCAGATTGTTACTATGTAGATAAAGCTTATGCTACAGCCATTTCCTATTATCAAAGAGCGATAGATAACAATAATCCTAATGTAGACTATGCTTACTTTCAGAAAGGCGTAGTTCGCGATTTTCAGAACAAAAGTGACGAGGCGATTCAAGCATTGGATATTGTGATCAATCGATTCAGTCAATCCAGGTATTTTGATGATGCTGTTTACAAGAAATCCCAAATTCAATTGGAGGCAAACGAATTTAGAGCCTCAATAATCGGGTTTACGAGAGTGATCGAAAGATTAAGCCAAAGCCCATTTATTCCATATGCCTATGAAAGTCGTGCTTTGGCCTATTTCAATTTAAATGAATTGGACAAGGCAGAGGAAGATTACAAAACCATTTTGAATAAGTATGTGACCAGCAAGGTGGCCAATAGCGCCTTACTTGGACTTCAAAACACTTTAAAACTGAATAATAAGGTTTTAGAGTTTGATCAATACCTGACCAAATATAGAAGTGCCAATCCAGATAACGAATCCTTAGAAACGATCGAATTAGAAGCAGCTAAAAACAAGTATTTCAGTGGAGAATACAGTGCTGCCATTGGCGCTTTTGCAGACTATGAAAAAAGCTATGCGGAAAGTCCTTTACGTCACCAAGCAAAGTTTTTTAGAGCCGAAAGTCATTACCGTTTGTCTGAAAACGACAAAGCATTGACCATTTATTACGAGTTAGACAGAGAATCAGAAATCGCTGATATGGATGTGGTTTTCCAAAGAATAGGAGAGTTGCAGATCAAGGCGGGCGATTTCCAAGAGGCCGCTAATTACTACTCCAAACTGGAGGGGATTGCCAGAAGTAAGAGACAAGAAAACGATGCTTGGGTAGGCTTACTAGATGCTTACTTTAAGCTTGGCGATTACACAAAGATGCGTGTGTATGCCAATAACATTCTAACCAAAGGAAGTATATCTCAAGACGCTACGAATAGGGCTCAACTCTATTTAGCCAAATCGGCTTACAGCGAAGGTGATTTTGACGAAGCGATCGACCAGTTATTATCTACAATCAATGCAGCGAAAGATCAATATGGTGCAGAGGCTCAATATCTGCTCGGGAAGATATTCTTCCAACAAAAGCAATATCAGCAGTCATTAAACACACTATTCGAGTTCAGTGAAAACTTTGGTGAATATGACGAATGGCTGGGTAAAGCCTTTTTGTTAGTCGCCGACAACTACATTGCCTTAGACGAATTATTCCAGGCGAAAGGAACTGTTAACTCAATTATTGAAAATTCAACTGTAGAGAGTGTTTTAGCAGAAGCCAAAACCAAGCTAGCCGAAATAGAAAAGCTAGAAGCCGCGTTAGCGGAAAAAGAAGCATCTCAAGACACAACACAAAATAAGGGAGGGAACCAATAA
- the holA gene encoding DNA polymerase III subunit delta, whose amino-acid sequence MSHHPDQVLSDLKAGKYAPVYFLQGEESFYIDQISDFIEENCLPEAERGFNQTIMYGKDANMSQIITNARRFPMMAERQLVIVKEAKEIPDLNKEEGQKLLMDYLDNPVPSTVLVFAHKHKKVDGRKPLSKALSKKALLVTTTKLRDYELPGWIEGYVKSKGLSINYPSVQMLAEYIGTNLERLSNEIGKVAINLKEGEQITEDHIQKYVGINKDYNVFELQKAISSRDVVKANRIVNYFSANIRAHSIIPMIALLYSYYTKLLLVHSAKDKSDSGLARAIGVPPFVVKEYKMAASHYALPKVMQNVSHLREADLRSKGVNSGAIKEEEVLKELVFKLMH is encoded by the coding sequence ATGAGCCATCATCCAGATCAGGTATTGAGTGATTTGAAGGCCGGAAAGTACGCACCGGTTTACTTCCTTCAAGGGGAAGAATCCTTCTACATCGACCAAATTTCAGATTTTATTGAGGAAAATTGCCTTCCAGAAGCCGAAAGGGGTTTCAACCAAACGATAATGTATGGCAAGGACGCCAACATGAGCCAGATCATCACAAATGCGAGACGTTTTCCGATGATGGCCGAGCGTCAATTGGTCATTGTAAAAGAAGCCAAGGAAATACCAGACCTAAACAAAGAGGAAGGACAGAAATTGCTAATGGATTATCTGGATAATCCTGTGCCCTCAACTGTTCTGGTTTTTGCCCATAAACACAAAAAAGTAGATGGACGAAAGCCACTTTCAAAAGCCTTGAGCAAAAAGGCGCTCTTGGTGACCACTACCAAATTAAGGGATTATGAGCTGCCAGGGTGGATTGAAGGCTATGTCAAATCTAAAGGATTAAGCATCAATTACCCTTCCGTACAAATGTTGGCCGAGTACATCGGCACCAATCTAGAGCGGCTGAGTAACGAAATAGGTAAGGTGGCCATTAACCTAAAAGAAGGGGAGCAGATTACGGAAGATCACATCCAGAAGTATGTCGGTATCAATAAAGATTACAATGTATTTGAGTTGCAAAAGGCCATTTCTAGCAGGGATGTGGTGAAGGCTAACCGAATAGTAAACTACTTTTCGGCAAATATCAGGGCGCATTCCATTATCCCAATGATCGCTTTATTGTACTCCTATTACACCAAGCTGCTTTTGGTGCATAGTGCCAAAGATAAATCCGATAGTGGTTTGGCAAGAGCCATTGGTGTACCGCCTTTTGTGGTTAAAGAATATAAAATGGCTGCATCACATTATGCCTTACCGAAAGTAATGCAAAATGTTAGCCACCTGAGAGAAGCTGATTTAAGGTCAAAAGGTGTGAATTCAGGGGCCATAAAAGAGGAAGAGGTATTAAAGGAATTAGTTTTTAAATTGATGCATTGA
- a CDS encoding 2-hydroxyacid dehydrogenase — MEILISSSVWDPKPWVSGLSKSENVSKIHVWPTNDDLSNVEVLFVWKPLDNGVIDKLPKLKWISSLGAGVDHLMHDPQIPSNIPITRIVDPFLAQDMTNYVIMGLMMHQRSMRTHMQNQRELIWDRITYKPLKVGVMGLGALGKDLAEKLVVLGFDVYGFSRSEKVIEGVKCFDESGLNEFLKETEVLVNLLPVTPKTENILNADVFNQMPDGAYLINVARGNHLVEKDLIAALDSNKLSGALLDVFKEEPLPTQNPLWLHEKVSITPHVASVTTPDSAIKLLLNNLLRLKKKEALLHQVDLERGY; from the coding sequence ATGGAAATTTTAATCTCATCGTCCGTTTGGGACCCTAAACCTTGGGTGTCAGGGTTATCGAAATCAGAAAATGTCTCCAAAATTCATGTTTGGCCCACCAATGATGACCTAAGCAACGTTGAAGTTCTTTTTGTTTGGAAGCCATTAGACAATGGAGTTATAGATAAGTTGCCAAAGTTGAAATGGATTAGCTCACTTGGTGCCGGAGTAGATCACCTGATGCATGATCCCCAAATTCCATCTAATATCCCGATCACTAGAATAGTAGATCCATTTTTAGCCCAAGACATGACAAATTATGTGATTATGGGCCTTATGATGCATCAAAGGTCTATGCGTACGCACATGCAAAATCAGCGTGAATTGATTTGGGATAGAATAACTTATAAGCCATTAAAAGTTGGTGTTATGGGTTTGGGTGCTTTAGGGAAGGATTTAGCCGAAAAACTAGTGGTTTTAGGCTTTGATGTATATGGATTTAGTCGAAGCGAGAAAGTAATAGAGGGTGTGAAATGCTTTGATGAATCTGGCCTGAATGAATTCTTGAAAGAAACCGAAGTACTCGTAAACCTTTTACCTGTCACACCCAAAACAGAGAATATCTTAAATGCCGATGTTTTTAATCAAATGCCAGATGGCGCCTATCTTATCAATGTAGCAAGAGGCAACCATTTAGTAGAGAAGGATCTGATAGCCGCTTTAGATTCTAATAAGCTATCTGGAGCACTTTTAGACGTCTTTAAAGAAGAACCGCTACCAACACAAAACCCCTTATGGCTACATGAAAAGGTGTCTATCACGCCACACGTAGCGAGTGTAACTACTCCAGATTCGGCCATTAAGTTGCTGTTAAACAACTTGTTGCGCCTCAAAAAGAAGGAGGCTCTACTTCATCAAGTAGATTTAGAAAGAGGATACTGA
- a CDS encoding tetratricopeptide repeat protein, giving the protein MASLDRAELLINQGKIDLAVEQLKGVLLEDPDNAYALTYLALCKLRLNDANDAIHTAKMALASNPEIDFALYVISAAHLKLENFNKSENAIKKAIEINPNSADYYGLQAQLKLISKDFKVAIELAQKGLQIDAEHLFCRNMLSTAQLKSGDKEASFQTIHRALEMDPENPLSHANYGWAELEKGSHKKALGHFKEALKYDPHDEYARSGMLEALKAKYVLYRLFLRYYFFMANLKPGTQWALIIGIVMINRILRNGAESIGEYGFLLSYVSYGLIFFMVSTWVIEPVFNFFMRLNTYSKYLLTPEESKTALFVGFCFSIFVVSIIGWAITQSDGFVAGMLVGYSLILPVGRLNMARASWVNWLLILYSSVSATVGGLFIYASFVSEAGIENSVLVIYIGLIVAFSWLWNFVASANK; this is encoded by the coding sequence GTGGCAAGTTTAGATAGAGCAGAATTACTGATCAATCAAGGTAAGATTGATCTGGCAGTAGAACAGTTAAAGGGCGTTTTACTAGAAGATCCAGACAATGCCTATGCGTTGACCTACCTAGCCTTGTGCAAACTGAGGCTGAACGATGCGAATGATGCCATTCATACGGCTAAGATGGCTTTAGCCTCAAATCCTGAAATTGATTTCGCGCTGTATGTAATTTCTGCGGCACACCTAAAACTAGAAAATTTCAATAAGTCGGAAAACGCCATAAAAAAGGCGATTGAAATCAATCCAAATAGTGCAGATTATTATGGTTTACAAGCACAATTAAAGCTGATATCCAAAGATTTTAAGGTGGCCATAGAACTGGCACAAAAAGGACTTCAGATTGATGCAGAGCATCTTTTCTGCCGGAATATGTTGTCCACCGCACAACTGAAGTCAGGGGATAAGGAAGCTTCTTTTCAGACCATTCATCGAGCACTAGAAATGGATCCTGAAAACCCACTATCGCATGCCAATTATGGTTGGGCTGAATTAGAAAAAGGAAGCCACAAAAAGGCTCTAGGACACTTTAAGGAAGCCCTAAAGTACGATCCTCACGATGAATACGCGCGTTCGGGTATGCTAGAGGCACTAAAGGCCAAGTACGTTTTATATCGGCTTTTCTTACGGTACTATTTCTTTATGGCCAACTTAAAGCCAGGCACTCAGTGGGCGCTCATTATAGGGATAGTAATGATCAACCGAATTCTGCGAAATGGTGCAGAAAGCATAGGCGAATATGGCTTTTTACTAAGTTATGTGAGTTATGGCCTCATCTTCTTTATGGTTTCTACATGGGTAATAGAACCCGTCTTCAACTTTTTTATGCGGCTAAATACCTACTCGAAATATCTTTTGACACCAGAGGAATCAAAAACCGCTCTTTTTGTGGGTTTCTGTTTCAGTATTTTTGTGGTATCGATCATCGGTTGGGCTATTACCCAATCCGACGGTTTTGTGGCCGGTATGCTTGTGGGCTATAGTCTGATACTTCCTGTTGGTAGGCTGAATATGGCTAGAGCGAGTTGGGTAAACTGGTTGCTCATTCTATATAGTTCCGTATCTGCCACGGTCGGAGGTCTTTTCATCTATGCTTCTTTCGTAAGTGAGGCAGGCATTGAAAACAGTGTATTAGTCATTTATATCGGACTAATTGTAGCCTTTTCATGGCTCTGGAATTTTGTAGCATCGGCTAATAAATAA